One genomic segment of Hymenobacter psoromatis includes these proteins:
- a CDS encoding 2Fe-2S iron-sulfur cluster-binding protein: MAKITFDGIEVEVPDGTTILNAARQIGGGIVPPAMCYYTPLKGSGGKCRACLVRVAAGSAKDPRPMPKLVASCITPVQDGMVVENTTSQQVLDVRKGIVEMLLINHPLDCPVCDQAGECDLQNFAFEHGVSTTRYEEERRTFEKIDIGPYVQLHMTRCILCYRCVYTANQLTDNRVHGVLGRGDASEIGTYIENSIDNDFSGNVIDVCPVGALTDKTWRFKQRVWFTKPVNAHRECSHEKCNGHVTLWYKGKDVLRVTARKDEYGEVKEWICNECRFEKKETADWVIEGPAHIDRSSVIAQNHYELPVINPQVIADLPESTVRELEQNPPLKLGGLSGTSF; encoded by the coding sequence ATGGCTAAAATAACTTTCGACGGAATTGAGGTAGAAGTGCCCGACGGCACAACTATTCTCAATGCGGCCCGCCAAATTGGTGGCGGCATAGTGCCGCCCGCTATGTGTTACTACACGCCCTTGAAGGGTAGCGGCGGCAAGTGCCGCGCTTGCCTGGTGCGCGTGGCAGCCGGCTCGGCCAAGGACCCGCGCCCCATGCCCAAGCTCGTGGCCTCGTGCATCACGCCCGTGCAGGATGGCATGGTGGTCGAAAACACGACCAGCCAGCAAGTGCTGGACGTGCGTAAGGGCATCGTAGAGATGCTACTCATTAACCACCCGCTCGACTGCCCAGTGTGTGACCAAGCTGGTGAATGCGACTTGCAAAACTTCGCCTTTGAGCACGGCGTAAGCACTACCCGCTACGAGGAAGAGCGTCGCACATTCGAGAAGATTGATATCGGCCCCTACGTGCAGTTGCACATGACGCGCTGCATTCTGTGCTATCGTTGCGTGTACACTGCCAACCAGCTTACCGACAACCGCGTGCATGGTGTGCTGGGCCGGGGCGATGCTTCCGAAATCGGCACTTACATCGAGAATTCGATTGATAACGATTTCAGCGGTAATGTTATCGACGTATGCCCGGTGGGTGCGCTCACCGACAAAACCTGGCGCTTTAAGCAGCGCGTATGGTTTACCAAACCTGTGAACGCGCACCGCGAGTGCAGCCACGAGAAGTGCAACGGCCACGTAACGCTTTGGTATAAAGGCAAAGACGTGCTGCGCGTGACCGCCCGTAAGGACGAGTACGGCGAGGTAAAAGAGTGGATTTGCAATGAGTGCCGTTTTGAGAAGAAAGAAACTGCGGATTGGGTAATTGAAGGCCCGGCGCATATCGACCGCTCATCGGTAATTGCGCAGAATCACTACGAGCTGCCCGTCATCAACCCGCAGGTAATCGCCGATTTGCCCGAAAGCACCGTTCGCGAGCTGGAGCAAAACCCACCGCTAAAGCTAGGCGGCTTGAGCGGCACGAGCTTCTAG
- the nuoF gene encoding NADH-quinone oxidoreductase subunit NuoF, producing MGRKLLTEYVNVEGIETFAVYRKHGGYRSVEKALKMTPEEVVEEVKKSGLRGRGGAGFPTGLKWSFLAKPEGVPRYLVCNADESEPGTFKDRYLMSKLPHLLIEGMIAGSYALGARTSYIYIRGELLYVLRILEKAIAEAYAAGFLGENIQGSGYSLDLHVHPGAGAYICGEETALLESLEGKRGNPRNKPPFPAVQGLYARPTVVNNVESIASVVSILNMGGEEYAKIGVGKSTGTKLFSACGHLNKPGIYELELGVPVEEFIYSDEYCGGIWKGRELKAVVAGGSSVPILPKELILKTAAGEDRLMTYESLSDGGFITGTMLGSGGFIAMDETTSIVKNTWNFARFYHHESCGQCSPCREGTGWLEKVLHRLAHGHGSMHDIDLIVSVAKQIEGNTICPLGEAAAWPVAAAVRHFRDEFEWYVTHPQEATAPGAYYRGNLVLA from the coding sequence ATGGGACGCAAGCTATTAACCGAATACGTCAACGTTGAGGGTATCGAAACCTTCGCCGTGTACCGCAAGCACGGCGGCTACCGGTCCGTGGAGAAGGCCCTGAAAATGACTCCTGAGGAAGTAGTGGAAGAGGTCAAGAAGTCGGGCCTGCGCGGGCGCGGCGGCGCTGGCTTCCCTACCGGCCTTAAGTGGAGCTTTCTGGCCAAGCCGGAGGGCGTGCCGCGCTACCTCGTCTGCAACGCCGACGAGTCGGAGCCCGGCACGTTCAAGGACCGCTACCTGATGTCGAAGCTGCCGCATTTGCTCATTGAGGGCATGATTGCGGGCAGCTACGCGCTAGGGGCGCGCACCAGCTACATCTATATTCGGGGTGAGTTACTGTATGTGCTCCGCATTCTGGAAAAGGCGATTGCCGAAGCGTATGCGGCCGGTTTTCTAGGCGAGAATATTCAAGGCTCGGGCTATTCACTAGACTTGCACGTGCATCCGGGCGCGGGGGCCTACATCTGCGGCGAGGAAACGGCGCTACTGGAATCCCTGGAAGGCAAGCGCGGCAACCCACGCAACAAGCCGCCGTTCCCGGCCGTGCAGGGTCTATACGCCCGGCCCACGGTGGTCAATAATGTCGAGAGCATCGCGTCGGTGGTATCTATCCTGAATATGGGCGGTGAGGAGTACGCCAAGATAGGGGTAGGGAAAAGCACCGGTACCAAGCTCTTTTCGGCCTGCGGCCACCTCAACAAGCCGGGTATCTACGAGTTGGAGCTGGGCGTGCCGGTGGAGGAATTTATTTACTCCGATGAGTACTGCGGCGGCATCTGGAAGGGTAGGGAGTTGAAGGCCGTCGTGGCCGGCGGCTCTTCAGTACCAATTCTACCCAAGGAGCTGATTCTTAAAACGGCGGCAGGTGAGGACCGGCTGATGACTTATGAGTCGCTCAGCGACGGGGGATTCATCACGGGCACCATGTTGGGTTCAGGCGGCTTCATCGCGATGGACGAAACCACGTCTATCGTCAAGAACACCTGGAACTTCGCGCGTTTCTACCATCACGAAAGCTGCGGACAGTGCTCACCCTGCCGCGAGGGCACCGGCTGGCTCGAAAAAGTGTTGCACCGCCTCGCGCACGGCCACGGTTCGATGCATGACATTGACTTGATTGTGAGCGTGGCCAAACAGATTGAGGGTAATACCATTTGCCCATTGGGCGAGGCCGCTGCCTGGCCGGTAGCCGCCGCCGTGCGCCACTTCCGCGACGAGTTTGAGTGGTACGTGACACACCCCCAGGAGGCCACCGCGCCGGGTGCTTACTACCGGGGCAACTTAGTGCTAGCCTGA
- the nuoE gene encoding complex I 24 kDa subunit family protein has protein sequence MEPNIAIKPQFSPAAQAEIKRLLTHYPADRKKSTLLPILHIAQAEFGGWVSPEVQDLVAETLDLTPIEVYEVSTFYTMFNLKPVGKHVLEICRTGPCMLRGSDELTAHLERITGAKVGETSPDGLFTLKEVECLAACGFAPVVQVGEQYYESLDTEENVQAMLSELKNMVHRPMLPWEGNLPNSLQNN, from the coding sequence ATGGAGCCGAATATCGCCATCAAGCCTCAATTTTCGCCCGCCGCACAGGCCGAAATTAAACGCCTGCTCACGCACTACCCCGCTGACCGGAAGAAATCGACGCTGCTACCGATTCTGCACATCGCGCAAGCAGAATTTGGTGGCTGGGTAAGCCCCGAGGTGCAGGACCTGGTGGCTGAAACGCTGGATTTGACGCCGATTGAGGTGTATGAGGTGAGCACGTTCTACACGATGTTCAACCTCAAGCCGGTGGGTAAGCACGTGTTGGAAATTTGCCGCACCGGCCCCTGCATGTTGCGCGGCTCCGATGAGTTGACCGCGCACCTAGAGCGCATTACCGGCGCGAAAGTGGGCGAAACTTCCCCTGATGGGCTTTTCACTTTGAAAGAAGTGGAATGCCTGGCCGCCTGCGGCTTCGCACCCGTGGTGCAGGTCGGTGAGCAGTATTACGAGTCGCTCGACACGGAGGAAAACGTGCAGGCCATGCTGAGCGAATTAAAGAATATGGTGCACCGGCCTATGCTGCCGTGGGAAGGCAACCTACCTAATTCATTGCAAAACAATTAA
- the nuoD gene encoding NADH dehydrogenase (quinone) subunit D: MAVNDALAGTHKIVEEAREQQGGQLVPTLNDFSQELTTLNLGPTHPATHGIFQNILQMDGERIISGVPTIGYIHRAFEKIAERRPFYQITPLTDRMNYCSSPINNMGWHLTVEKLLGIQVPKRAQYMRVIMMELARIADHLICNSILGVDTGAFTGFLYVFQEREKIYEIYEEVCGSRLTTNMGRVGGMERDFTPVAIEKLRKWLKEFPTVMKEFEAMFNRNRIFMDRVVNVGPITAEKALNYGFTGPNLRAAGVDYDVRVMNPYSSYEDFEFDIPVGTNGDTYDRFIVRNEEIWQSLRIINQALDRLPEGPFHADAPHYYLPPKQAVYKNMEALIYHFKIIMGEIDAPVGEVYHSVEGGNGELGFYLVSDGGRTPYRLHFRRPCFIYYQAYSEMVVGTSLSDAIVILSSMNVIAGELDA; encoded by the coding sequence ATGGCAGTAAACGACGCCCTGGCCGGCACCCACAAGATTGTTGAGGAAGCGCGCGAGCAGCAGGGCGGACAGCTTGTGCCCACGCTCAATGACTTCTCGCAGGAGCTAACGACCCTCAACCTGGGTCCTACCCACCCCGCCACGCACGGCATCTTCCAGAACATCCTGCAAATGGATGGTGAGCGCATCATTTCGGGCGTGCCCACCATCGGCTACATTCACCGGGCATTTGAGAAAATCGCGGAGCGGCGGCCGTTCTATCAGATTACGCCTCTGACGGACCGCATGAACTACTGCTCGTCGCCCATTAACAATATGGGCTGGCACCTGACGGTAGAGAAGCTACTGGGCATTCAGGTGCCCAAACGGGCGCAGTACATGCGCGTGATTATGATGGAGTTGGCCCGTATCGCCGACCACCTTATCTGCAACTCCATCCTGGGAGTAGATACGGGTGCCTTCACGGGCTTCCTCTACGTGTTTCAGGAGCGCGAGAAGATTTATGAGATTTACGAGGAAGTCTGCGGCTCACGCCTGACTACCAATATGGGCCGGGTAGGCGGCATGGAGCGCGACTTTACGCCCGTGGCCATCGAGAAGCTGCGCAAGTGGCTCAAGGAATTTCCGACCGTGATGAAGGAGTTCGAAGCTATGTTCAATCGCAACCGCATTTTCATGGACCGCGTGGTGAACGTAGGTCCGATTACGGCGGAAAAGGCGTTGAACTACGGCTTCACTGGCCCCAACCTCCGGGCCGCGGGCGTTGATTACGACGTGCGCGTAATGAACCCGTATTCTTCCTACGAAGACTTCGAGTTTGATATCCCGGTAGGCACCAATGGCGACACTTACGACCGCTTTATCGTGCGCAATGAGGAAATCTGGCAGAGCCTGCGCATTATCAATCAGGCCCTTGACCGGCTGCCCGAAGGTCCGTTCCACGCCGATGCGCCCCACTACTACCTACCCCCCAAGCAGGCGGTGTATAAGAACATGGAGGCCCTGATTTACCACTTCAAAATCATCATGGGGGAGATTGACGCGCCCGTGGGTGAGGTCTACCACTCGGTGGAAGGCGGCAATGGCGAGTTGGGTTTTTACCTCGTTTCGGATGGTGGGCGCACGCCCTACCGCCTGCATTTCCGGCGGCCGTGCTTTATCTACTACCAAGCCTATTCGGAGATGGTAGTGGGCACGAGTCTTTCGGATGCCATCGTGATTTTGTCTTCCATGAATGTAATTGCCGGCGAGTTGGACGCCTAG
- a CDS encoding NADH-quinone oxidoreductase subunit C: MADPTKEESTAAQALAAEQDPTAQQNAQVLALLHSLFGEATFTDVHEPYGLLTVTTKREHIHRIVEGLQQDETLKFHFLTTMCGINYPENLNQELGMIYHLHSLVHNIRVRIKIFFPLADPVVPTLSDIYAAANWMEREAYDFYGIIFTGHPNLRRILNVEDMDYYPMRKQYPLEDGTREDKTDLFFGR, translated from the coding sequence ATGGCTGACCCGACCAAAGAAGAATCTACCGCCGCCCAGGCGCTGGCCGCCGAGCAGGACCCTACCGCGCAACAAAACGCGCAGGTGCTGGCCCTGTTGCATAGCCTGTTTGGCGAGGCCACGTTTACGGACGTGCACGAGCCGTATGGCTTGCTAACGGTCACCACCAAGCGCGAGCACATTCACCGCATTGTGGAAGGCTTGCAGCAGGATGAAACGCTGAAGTTTCACTTCCTGACTACGATGTGCGGGATTAATTACCCTGAGAACCTGAACCAGGAACTCGGGATGATTTACCACCTGCACAGCTTGGTGCATAATATTCGGGTGCGTATCAAAATCTTCTTTCCGCTGGCCGACCCGGTGGTGCCTACCCTCTCCGACATCTACGCCGCCGCCAACTGGATGGAGCGCGAAGCCTACGATTTCTACGGCATCATCTTCACCGGCCACCCCAATCTGCGCCGTATTCTGAACGTGGAGGACATGGATTACTACCCCATGCGCAAGCAGTACCCGCTTGAAGACGGCACCCGCGAGGATAAAACTGACCTGTTTTTCGGTCGTTAA
- a CDS encoding NADH-quinone oxidoreductase subunit B: MVDSRVPEIKSVPAPEGVEGAGFFATSLEKVVGIARANSLWPLPFATSCCGIEFMATMGSHYDISRFGSERPSFSPRQADLLMVMGTIAKKMAPIVKQVYEQMAEPRWVLAMGACACSGGIFDSYSVLQGIDRIIPVDVYIPGCPPRPEQVLDGLMRVQDLAKNESIRRRNSPEYQALLASYNIK; encoded by the coding sequence ATGGTTGATAGCCGCGTTCCCGAAATTAAATCCGTGCCGGCCCCCGAGGGCGTTGAGGGCGCGGGCTTTTTTGCTACCTCGCTGGAAAAAGTCGTGGGCATTGCCCGCGCTAATTCACTCTGGCCCTTGCCCTTTGCTACCTCCTGCTGCGGCATCGAGTTCATGGCCACGATGGGTTCGCACTACGACATCTCGCGCTTTGGCTCCGAGCGCCCCAGCTTCTCACCCCGCCAGGCCGACCTGCTGATGGTGATGGGCACCATCGCCAAGAAAATGGCCCCCATCGTGAAGCAGGTGTATGAGCAGATGGCTGAGCCCCGCTGGGTGCTGGCAATGGGTGCATGCGCCTGCTCGGGCGGCATTTTCGACAGCTACTCGGTGCTGCAAGGCATTGACCGTATTATTCCGGTTGACGTGTACATTCCCGGCTGCCCGCCCCGCCCCGAGCAAGTGCTTGATGGCCTAATGCGCGTGCAGGACTTGGCCAAAAATGAAAGCATCCGCCGCCGCAACTCACCTGAGTACCAAGCACTGCTGGCTTCTTATAATATTAAATAA
- a CDS encoding DUF4136 domain-containing protein, translating into MKPTVTLQLICLFGLLLLSGCFTSREARIESSYSYRGRFRHYRTYGFLSGNGLTADSTRLSESLRDAVKQRMRLQGYHFARRNPDLMVSFKLFEGDMRFPGFVQEDITRWVKDNDAENEETPDEQRHTYQPTRLLLLDGTLMVTLIDTHTDNAIWNGYASGVTVPEGPRGEYVLVRSVRAVFDRYRIFTENYFNGGNLEGALNGQPSVDPGAVPTPETPR; encoded by the coding sequence ATGAAACCAACTGTTACTTTGCAACTCATCTGCCTGTTCGGCTTGCTGCTGCTGTCGGGCTGTTTCACTTCCCGCGAGGCGCGCATCGAGTCGAGCTACAGCTACCGGGGGCGCTTTCGGCACTACCGCACCTACGGCTTTTTGAGCGGCAACGGCCTCACCGCCGACAGCACTCGCCTCAGCGAGTCTTTGCGCGATGCCGTGAAGCAGCGGATGCGCCTGCAAGGCTACCATTTCGCGCGCCGCAACCCTGATTTGATGGTCAGCTTCAAGCTTTTCGAGGGTGACATGCGCTTTCCGGGCTTCGTGCAGGAAGACATTACCCGGTGGGTGAAAGACAATGATGCCGAGAACGAAGAAACCCCTGACGAGCAGCGCCATACCTACCAGCCTACCCGCCTACTGCTGCTCGATGGTACGCTCATGGTCACGCTCATTGACACGCATACCGACAACGCCATCTGGAATGGCTACGCCTCGGGCGTAACTGTGCCCGAGGGGCCGCGCGGCGAGTATGTGCTTGTGCGCTCGGTGCGCGCCGTATTCGACCGCTACCGCATTTTCACGGAGAATTACTTCAACGGCGGCAACCTCGAAGGAGCCCTGAACGGCCAGCCCAGCGTGGACCCCGGCGCGGTTCCTACCCCCGAAACCCCGCGCTAA
- a CDS encoding Uma2 family endonuclease — MEQTLARPLHYSAEEYFALEEKSPVRHEFFEGEVFAMAGASIAHNTIAGNVYMACRQALRGKKCRVQMEAVRLAVEANRYYAYPDAMVSCDPHDQHESQQLRSPMLIVEVLSPSTEAYDRGLKFNQYKKLPRLRHYLLVSQKTWLVEWYQLTEHGVWGHTALAEAADAIVIPELNLTLMLAQIYEEAGIAPMKIGFAAEEE; from the coding sequence ATGGAACAGACCCTTGCCCGCCCGCTCCACTACTCGGCGGAAGAATATTTTGCCTTAGAAGAAAAAAGTCCGGTGCGCCACGAATTTTTCGAGGGCGAAGTCTTTGCGATGGCCGGTGCCAGCATTGCGCACAACACCATTGCTGGCAATGTGTACATGGCTTGCCGGCAGGCCCTGCGTGGCAAAAAATGCCGGGTGCAGATGGAAGCCGTGCGGCTGGCCGTAGAAGCAAATCGCTACTACGCCTACCCTGACGCGATGGTAAGCTGCGACCCGCACGACCAGCACGAAAGCCAGCAGCTACGTAGTCCCATGCTTATCGTGGAGGTGCTTTCGCCCTCCACCGAAGCCTACGACCGGGGCCTGAAATTCAACCAGTACAAGAAGCTGCCGAGACTGCGCCATTACCTGTTAGTCTCGCAAAAAACCTGGCTGGTGGAGTGGTACCAACTCACCGAGCACGGCGTGTGGGGGCACACTGCCCTGGCCGAAGCAGCCGATGCCATAGTGATTCCCGAATTGAATCTAACGCTGATGCTCGCTCAGATTTACGAGGAGGCAGGCATCGCGCCGATGAAAATCGGCTTTGCGGCGGAAGAGGAATAA
- a CDS encoding histidine phosphatase family protein: MPKFTATDKARLYLLYLLSPLAPPKLPTLRVIIIRHGEKPEEGDNLSCAGLNRALALPAVLNQLMPTPPDYTYVPLIGTDDQNTSTARMFQTVTPYAVQRNLVINSDYDVDNTKGIAKELRYQRGTALLVWEHESIPEIAKELGIKGPLEWSDADFDSIWIIDFSGGGAKGKAKRPVLIRSREAIYPSVTCPS, encoded by the coding sequence ATGCCCAAATTTACCGCTACCGATAAAGCCCGCCTCTACCTACTGTATTTGCTCAGCCCGCTTGCCCCGCCTAAGCTACCGACGCTACGAGTCATTATTATCCGGCACGGCGAGAAGCCTGAAGAAGGTGACAACCTCTCCTGCGCCGGCCTCAACCGGGCGTTGGCCCTACCGGCGGTGCTCAATCAGTTGATGCCTACCCCCCCCGATTACACCTACGTGCCCCTCATCGGCACTGACGACCAGAATACCAGCACGGCCCGCATGTTTCAGACGGTTACGCCTTATGCCGTACAGCGCAACCTTGTTATTAATAGCGACTACGATGTTGACAATACTAAGGGTATTGCCAAAGAGCTGCGGTACCAACGGGGCACAGCGTTGCTGGTATGGGAGCACGAAAGCATCCCGGAAATCGCTAAAGAGCTGGGCATAAAAGGCCCGTTAGAGTGGTCTGATGCCGATTTCGATAGCATCTGGATTATTGATTTCAGCGGCGGCGGGGCCAAAGGCAAGGCTAAACGCCCCGTGCTTATTAGAAGTCGGGAAGCCATTTATCCGTCGGTTACCTGCCCCAGTTAG
- a CDS encoding Uma2 family endonuclease: protein MAQAELQQRRYTSEEYFALEATSEIRHEFFEGEVFAMAGESIAHNIIAQNFVLGLRPALRGKKCQVLLETVQLAVEHGRHYTYPDIMVSCDPRDQLETRRQHHPALIVEVLSPSTAAYDRGKKFKQYQKLPSLWHYILVAQTTWRVEWYRRNEASEWVITVLTEPQEVLAITELNLQLTVAEVYEETGVAQLRAHGPGEGAEE from the coding sequence ATGGCACAGGCAGAACTACAACAGCGCCGTTATACGTCGGAAGAGTATTTCGCGCTGGAAGCAACCAGTGAAATTCGCCACGAGTTTTTTGAGGGCGAAGTATTTGCGATGGCGGGCGAGAGTATCGCTCACAATATCATTGCCCAAAACTTTGTGCTGGGGTTGCGGCCCGCGTTGCGGGGCAAGAAATGTCAAGTGCTGCTGGAAACCGTTCAGCTGGCCGTCGAGCATGGTCGCCACTACACGTACCCCGATATTATGGTAAGCTGCGACCCGCGCGACCAGCTTGAAACCCGTCGGCAGCATCATCCGGCACTTATCGTAGAAGTGCTTTCGCCCTCCACAGCTGCCTACGACCGGGGTAAGAAATTCAAGCAGTACCAAAAGCTGCCCTCGTTGTGGCACTATATTTTAGTGGCGCAAACAACCTGGCGCGTCGAGTGGTACCGGCGCAACGAGGCCAGCGAGTGGGTTATTACAGTGCTCACTGAGCCGCAGGAGGTGCTGGCCATCACGGAATTGAACTTGCAGCTGACGGTGGCCGAAGTATACGAGGAAACCGGCGTAGCGCAGCTGCGAGCGCACGGGCCGGGTGAAGGCGCGGAGGAGTAG
- a CDS encoding ABC transporter ATP-binding protein yields the protein MSFLSDLFQSISAKNPRGGHGPDKPAVSVRERVSALRHLPAFLRLIWQTSPALTLGNIVLRLIRAALPLAMLYVGRLIIDDIVQLTKLPPAARALPPVFGLVALEFGLVLLADALGRAVALLDSLLGDLFANASSVRLMRHAAELDLDQFEDSNFYDKLERARRQTLSRSVLMSQVLAQGQDAVTLVLLAAGLVAFQPWLLGLLLLAVVPAFLGESHFNERSYSLSHSWTPERRELDYLRQTGASDETAKEVKIFGLSDFLIDRFATLSDQFYTQNKALALRRAGWGTVFAAVGAAGYYGAYLYIIQQAVAGAISIGQLTFLAGSFARLRGLLEGILSRFSQVADGALYLQDFFDFFQIQPRIVRPTLGQAVRPFPRPIRQGFTFEDVGFKYKNAEKWALRHLSFELQAGEKLALVGENGAGKTTLVKLLARLYDPSEGRILLDGHDLREYDPAELRQEIGVIFQDFVRFQLPAGQNLAVGRIEERQNQSRIEQAASQSLADTVIAKLPLGYDQMIGRRFNGGVDLSGGEWQKIALGRAYMREAQLLILDEPTAALDARAEYEVFQRFKELTQGKTAVLISHRFSTVRMADRILVVENGRVQEIGSHEELLAKDGRYAELFALQAAGYR from the coding sequence ATGAGTTTTCTATCTGATTTATTTCAAAGCATTTCCGCCAAAAACCCCCGCGGCGGGCACGGCCCCGACAAGCCCGCCGTGAGCGTGCGCGAGCGGGTGTCGGCCCTGCGCCACCTGCCGGCTTTTTTGCGGCTGATTTGGCAGACTTCGCCGGCCCTCACGCTGGGCAACATCGTGCTGCGGCTCATCCGGGCGGCCCTACCCCTGGCCATGCTCTACGTGGGCCGGCTCATCATTGACGATATCGTGCAGCTGACCAAACTGCCGCCCGCCGCCCGCGCCCTACCCCCCGTGTTCGGGCTGGTGGCGCTGGAATTTGGCCTCGTGCTGCTGGCCGACGCGCTGGGCCGCGCCGTGGCCCTGCTCGATTCGCTGCTCGGCGACTTGTTTGCCAATGCCTCGTCGGTGCGCCTCATGCGCCACGCCGCCGAGCTGGACCTCGACCAGTTTGAGGACAGCAACTTTTACGACAAGCTGGAGCGCGCCCGCCGCCAGACGCTCTCGCGCTCGGTGCTCATGAGCCAGGTGCTGGCCCAGGGCCAGGATGCCGTGACGCTGGTGCTGCTGGCCGCCGGGCTGGTGGCGTTTCAGCCGTGGCTGCTGGGGCTGCTGCTGCTGGCCGTGGTGCCCGCCTTCTTGGGCGAAAGCCACTTCAACGAGCGCAGCTACTCGCTCTCGCACTCCTGGACGCCCGAGCGCCGCGAGCTGGACTACCTGCGCCAGACCGGGGCCAGCGACGAAACGGCCAAGGAGGTCAAAATCTTCGGCTTATCCGATTTTTTGATTGACCGCTTCGCGACCCTCTCCGACCAGTTTTATACCCAGAACAAGGCCCTGGCGCTGCGCCGCGCCGGCTGGGGCACGGTGTTCGCGGCGGTGGGCGCGGCGGGCTACTATGGGGCCTACCTCTACATTATTCAGCAGGCCGTGGCGGGGGCCATTTCCATTGGGCAGCTCACGTTTCTGGCCGGCTCGTTTGCCCGGCTGCGGGGCTTGCTCGAAGGCATCCTGAGCCGCTTCAGCCAGGTGGCCGACGGGGCGCTGTACTTGCAGGATTTCTTTGATTTTTTCCAGATTCAGCCGCGCATCGTGCGCCCTACCCTGGGCCAGGCGGTGCGGCCGTTCCCGCGGCCCATCCGGCAGGGCTTCACGTTTGAGGACGTGGGCTTTAAGTACAAGAATGCCGAGAAATGGGCGCTGCGCCACCTGAGCTTCGAGCTGCAAGCCGGCGAAAAGCTGGCGCTGGTGGGCGAAAACGGGGCCGGCAAAACCACGCTCGTCAAGCTGCTGGCCCGCCTCTACGACCCCAGCGAGGGCCGCATCCTGCTCGACGGCCACGACCTGCGCGAGTACGACCCGGCCGAGCTGCGCCAGGAAATCGGGGTCATCTTCCAGGATTTCGTGCGCTTCCAGCTGCCCGCCGGCCAGAACCTGGCCGTGGGCCGCATCGAGGAGCGCCAGAACCAGTCCCGCATCGAGCAGGCCGCCAGCCAGAGCCTGGCCGATACCGTCATTGCCAAGCTGCCCCTGGGCTACGACCAGATGATTGGCCGCCGCTTCAACGGCGGCGTTGACCTGAGCGGCGGCGAGTGGCAGAAAATCGCCCTCGGCCGCGCCTACATGCGCGAGGCGCAACTGCTCATCCTCGACGAGCCCACTGCCGCCCTCGACGCCCGCGCCGAGTACGAAGTCTTCCAGCGCTTCAAGGAGTTGACGCAGGGCAAAACCGCCGTGCTCATCTCCCACCGCTTCAGCACCGTCCGCATGGCCGACCGCATCCTGGTGGTCGAAAACGGCCGCGTACAGGAAATCGGCTCGCACGAGGAGCTGCTGGCCAAGGACGGGCGCTACGCGGAGCTGTTCGCCTTGCAGGCGGCGGGGTACCGGTAG